Proteins encoded together in one Cicer arietinum cultivar CDC Frontier isolate Library 1 chromosome 4, Cicar.CDCFrontier_v2.0, whole genome shotgun sequence window:
- the LOC101490705 gene encoding aminodeoxychorismate synthase, chloroplastic isoform X2, whose product MEIPPGFDTSTNTNKVYKLKKSLYALKQSPRAWLDRFTKVVRKFGYIHCQTYHTIFLKQSSSGKKAILIVYVDDIVLTGDHDEEIKRLKSLLAKEFEIKDLGNLKYFLGMEVAQSKKVPPVVIQNDDWTWEELCYYLYKENAFDNIVISPGPGSPACPEDIGICLQILLKCRDIPVLGVCLGHQALGYVHGAQIVHASEPVHGRLSEVEHNGCQLFHGIPSGRNSGFKVVRYHSLVIDSESLPEVLIPIAWTSTGTLPFIGSKVSDKYNSREIQIDQSIFVDPVLPEVGDRSSNIIDYGKTRNAKVLMGVKHSTRPHYGVQFHPESVATCHGSQIFKNFREITDDYWLRFRSSYKKEKRANSDAHMQVSSASRLYRDFNRSISSDNNAADRPRKENHGDKDLAHNNTDIKCMDMFNMVNAHHASTGFKCLKLKWRKFSHLAGQVGGAKSIFCQLFGHEAENTFWLDSSSTEMGRARFSFMGGKGGSLWKQLKFRLSDQSDGCSNGGGYLSLEDSEGSAKTIFLEGGFLDYLNKELQSYRYDKDEYEGLPFDFHGGYVGYIGYDLKVECGVTSNRHKSKTPDACFFFADNLVAIDHKNDDVYLLAIHEESSSMTQWLDGTEEKLLSLTGSVMIDLERQYFRPSTFSSRNAGFTAEKSREHYIRDVKKCLNYIRDGESYELCLTTQIRKPIEALNYLGIYLHLRERNPAPYAAWLNFSKEDLCICCSSPERFLQLDRNDMLEAKPIKGTVARGATEEEDEQLKLKLQLSEKDQAENLMIVDLLRNDLGRVCDPGSVHVPHLMDIQSYATVHTMVSTIRGKKRSDVSAVDCVKAAFPGGSMTGAPKLRSMELLDSLESCSRGIYSGCIGFFSYNQTFDLNIVIRTVVIHEGEASIGAGGAIVALSNPEDEYEEMILKTKAPVNTVIDFE is encoded by the exons ATGGAGATTCCCCCAGGTTTTGACACCTCTACCAATACAAATAAAGTCTACAAACTCAAGAAATCTTTGTATGCATTGAAACAATCACCTAGAGCTTGGCTTGACAGATTCACAAAGGTGGTAAGGAAGTTTGGATACATTCATTGTCAGACATATCATACAATATTTTTGAAACAATCATCGTCAGGGAAGAAGGCTATTCTTAttgtatatgttgatgacattgtTCTAACAGGAGATCATGATGAAGAAATTAAGAGATTAAAGAGTCTCCTAGCCaaagaatttgagatcaaaGACTTGGGAAATCTCAAATATTTCCTTGGGATGGAGGTTGCTCAATCTAAGAAAG TCCCTCCTGTGGTGATTCAAAATGACGATTGGACATGGGAAGAACTTTGCTATTACTTGTACAAAGAAAATGCATTTGATAACATTGTAATATCACCTGGACCTGGTTCTCCAGCATGCCCAGAAGATATAG GCATTTGTCTTCAGATATTGCTTAAATGCAGGGATATTCCTGTTCTGGGTGTTTGCCTAGGACACCAG GCATTGGGTTATGTGCATGGAGCTCAAATTGTCCATGCATCTGAACCGGTTCATGGGCGCCTGAG TGAAGTTGAGCACAATGGATGCCAGCTTTTTCATGGCATACCTTCTGGTAGAAATTCTGGTTTCAAG GTGGTTCGATATCATTCACTGGTGATAGATTCTGAATCCCTTCCTGAAGTGCTCATTCCAATAGCATGGACATCCACAGGCACACTTCCGTTTATTGGATCCAAGGTTTCTGACAAGTACAATAGTCGTGAAATACAGATTGATCAAAGCATTTTCGTTGATCCAGTTTTACCTGAAGTAGGAGATAGAAGTTCAAACATTATTGATTATGGGAAAACTAGAAATGCAAAAGTTCTTATGGGAGTCAAGCATTCTACAAGGCCACACTATGGTGTGCAG TTTCATCCAGAGAGTGTTGCAACCTGCCATGGAAGTCAAATATTCAAGAACTTTAGAGAGATCACGGATGATTATTGGCTGAGATTTAGGTCATCATACAAGAAAGAAAAACGTGCTAATTCTGATG CACACATGCAGGTTTCAAGTGCTAGTAGACTCTACAGAGACTTTAATAGAAGTATTAGTTCAGATAATAATGCAGCGGATCGGCCAAGAAAGGAAAATCATGGAGATAAAGATTTGGCACATAATAATACTGACATTAAGTGTATGGATATGTTCAACATGGTAAATGCTCACCATGCAAGCACTGGTTTTAAATGTTTGAAGTTGAAATGGAGGAAATTTAGTCACTTGGCTGGCCAAGTTGGTGGAGCAAAAAGTATATTCTGTCAGTTGTTTGGACATGAAGCTGAAAACACCTTTTGGTTGGATAGTTCCTCCACAGAGATG GGAAGAGCACGCTTTTCGTTCATGGGAGGAAAAGGTGGATCACTTTGGAAGCAGTTAAAGTTCAGATTATCTGATCAGAG TGATGGGTGTTCAAACGGTGGTGGCTATTTATCACTGGAAGATTCTGAAGGTTCTGCCAAAACAATATTCTTGGAAGGAGGATTTCTTGACTATTTGAACAAG GAGCTTCAATCATATCGTTATGATAAGGATGAATATGAAGGTCTACCATTCGATTTTCACGGAGGATATGTTGGTTACATCGG GTATGACCTCAAAGTAGAATGTGGTGTGACATCTAACCGTCACAAATCTAAAACTCCGGATGCATGTTTTTTCTTTGCTGATAATCTGGTAGCTATTGATCACAAAAATGATGATGTTTATTTGTTGGCTATACATGAAGAAAGTTCAAGTATGACACAATGGTTGGATGGTACTGAGGAGAAGCTTCTGAGCTTAACTGGTTCTGTGATGATAGATTTAGAAAGACAGTATTTTCGTCCTTCAACATTTTCCTCACGCAATGCTGGTTTCACAGCTGAAAAATCTAGAGAACATTACATTAGAGATGTTAAGAAGTGTCTTAACTACATTAGAGATGGAGAGAGCTATGAGTTGTGCCTCACAACCCAGATAAGGAAACCAATTGAGGCATTAAATTATCTTGGAATTTACCTGCATTTGAGAGAAAGGAATCCAGCACCGTATGCTGCTTGGCTTAATTTTTCAAAGGAAGATCTGTGTATTTGCTGTTCTTCCCCTGAGAGGTTCCTGCAGTTGGATAGGAATGATATGCTAGAAGCCAAGCCCATTAAGGGTACTGTAGCTCGGGGTGCTACTGAAGAGGAAGATGAGCAACTCAAATTGAAATTACAGCTCAG TGAAAAGGATCAGGCTGAAAACCTTATGATTGTTGACCTTCTAAGGAATGACCTTGGTCGTGTATGTGATCCTGGGTCTGTTCATGTGCCGCATCTCATGGATATACAATCATATGCAACTGTTCACACAATGGTTAGTACAATTCGTGGGAAAAAGAGGTCAGATGTAAGTGCTGTAGACTGTGTCAAAGCTGCATTTCCTGGTGGTTCAATGACTGGTGCACCAAAGTTGAGATCAATGGAACTTCTTGATTCTCTTGAAAGTTGTTCTCGAGGCATCTACTCAGGCTGTATTGGATTTTTCTCATATAATCAGACATTTGATCTAAATATTGTCATAAGAACAGTTGTTATACATGAGGGTGAAGCTTCCATAGGGGCTGGAGGGGCAATTGTTGCTCTGTCAAACCCGGAAGACGAGTATGAAGAGATGATCTTGAAAACAAAAGCACCAGTGAACACTGTTATAGATTTTGAATAG